The nucleotide window GCTCGCTCTATGACGTGCTGCGCGACCGCCGCCTCAATCACCGGGTCGAGGTCGTCTCCGGGGTGGCGGAGGCCGAGTGCGGACTGCTGCTCAGGGAGTTCTTCGAGGATCCTCTGCGGCGTCCGGCAGGGCCGACAGCCACTCGCTGAACAGCGCACGGGAGGCCTCCTGCATGGCATCGGAGTGCAGTGCGCGTTCCCGACGCAGGTCGTCGGGGTCCAGGCCTTCTGCGCGCACTTCCTCCTCGGAGGAGGCCAGCCACTCTTCATGCATCTCCGCGGTCAGCTCGGGGTGGAACTGCACGGCGAGGGCCCAGTCCTCGATGCCGAACGCCTCGTTGCCGTATGCGTCGGAGCCCGCCAGCCGGGTCGTGCCCGCCGGCAGGTCGAAGGTGTCGCTGTGCCACTGCATCATCGGGATGCCACTGACGTGGCGGAGCGGCGAGTCCTGGCCGGCCTCGGTGGGCTCCACGAGGCGGAAGCCGATCTCGTTGCTCGGGCCCCGGTAGACCGGCGAGCCGAGCGCGCTGGCCATCAGCTGGGCGCCCAGGCAGACGGCGAACACTGGCCGGCGAGCCTCGATCCGGCCGTTGATCAGGTCGATTTCGTCGGCGAGCACCGGGAAGAGGTCGGTTTGGTACGCGCCCATCTCGCCGCCGAGCACCACCAGCAAGTCGGCCTCGGCCGGGTCGATGCCCCGCACGCCGTCGGCGCCGAGAGTGTCGACGTACCGCACCGTGTAGTCGTGTTCTAGGAGCACCTGCTCAAGGTTGCCGAGGTGGATCTCGTCGGCGTGCCGCAGCACGAGCGCGACGCGGCTCACGCGGTCACGCTCACTCACGGCCCTTGATGACGATGGTGTCGGTCGGAGGGCTCACGCTGGCCGGGTCGATGTACACGTCGGGCTCGAGGTAGATCACCCGCGCGCTGGGCACGGCCGCGCGCACCCGGGCTTCGATGGTGTCGATCCCCGCAGCCACGTCGGCGAACCGCTGGCTGGAGTCGAAGGACAGCTTGGCGGCGACGAGCAGCTCGTCCGGGCCGAGGTAGAGGGTCTTGAGGTGGATCACGGTGCGGGTCTCGGGGCCGGCGAGGATCGCGGCCTTGATGGCCTCGACATCCTTCACGCTGGCGCCCTCGCCCACCAGCAGGCTCTTGGTCTCGACACCGAGCACGATGGCCACCAGCACGAGCAGCACACCGATCGCCAGGGTGCCGAGGGCGTCCCAGGTGGCGTCGCCGGTGATCACGGTGAGGCCGACGCCGGACAGCGCCAGCACCAGGCCGGTGAGCGCCGCGACGTCTTCGAGCAGCACGACGGGCAGCTCTGGAGCCTTGGCATGGCGGATGAACTGCACCCAACTCTCACCCTTGCGGGTGTGGTTGGACTCCTTCACCGCGGTGCGCAGCGAGAACGACTCGAGTCCGATCGCGATGAGCAGCACCAGGATCGGCAGCCAGGCGTTCTCCAGCTCGTGCGGATTCTGCAGCTTCTCGATGCCTTCGTAGATCGAGAACACGCCACCGACGGAGAACAGGATGATCGACACCACAAAGGCGTAGACGTACCGTTCGCGCCCGTAGCCGAATGGATGCTCGATGTCGGCGGCCTTCTTCGACTTGCGACCGCCGATCAGCAGCAGGATCTGGTTGCCGGAGTCAGCGAGCGAGTGCACGCCCTCCGCCAGCATCGAGGACGACCCCGAGACGAACCACGCGATGAACTTGGTGATCGCGATGCCGAGATTGGCCAGCAGTGCAGCC belongs to Cryobacterium sp. SO2 and includes:
- a CDS encoding cation diffusion facilitator family transporter, with the translated sequence MSASGGNRAIVAALLANLGIAITKFIAWFVSGSSSMLAEGVHSLADSGNQILLLIGGRKSKKAADIEHPFGYGRERYVYAFVVSIILFSVGGVFSIYEGIEKLQNPHELENAWLPILVLLIAIGLESFSLRTAVKESNHTRKGESWVQFIRHAKAPELPVVLLEDVAALTGLVLALSGVGLTVITGDATWDALGTLAIGVLLVLVAIVLGVETKSLLVGEGASVKDVEAIKAAILAGPETRTVIHLKTLYLGPDELLVAAKLSFDSSQRFADVAAGIDTIEARVRAAVPSARVIYLEPDVYIDPASVSPPTDTIVIKGRE
- a CDS encoding gamma-glutamyl-gamma-aminobutyrate hydrolase family protein (Members of this family of hydrolases with an active site Cys residue belong to MEROPS family C26.), with product MSRVALVLRHADEIHLGNLEQVLLEHDYTVRYVDTLGADGVRGIDPAEADLLVVLGGEMGAYQTDLFPVLADEIDLINGRIEARRPVFAVCLGAQLMASALGSPVYRGPSNEIGFRLVEPTEAGQDSPLRHVSGIPMMQWHSDTFDLPAGTTRLAGSDAYGNEAFGIEDWALAVQFHPELTAEMHEEWLASSEEEVRAEGLDPDDLRRERALHSDAMQEASRALFSEWLSALPDAAEDPRRTP